The Paraburkholderia sp. SOS3 genome includes a region encoding these proteins:
- a CDS encoding chloride channel protein: MNPRTWLGGRLPLLGDRRARAHVRRLWLHYGVFWLGAIAVGLVAVAYAKLIDFGYQMFLHYAGQRPWLPLLVTPAVGAASVWITRRLFDGSEGSGIPQVIAILHGPPELADRLLTLRVLVGKILVSFLAILGGFTIGREGPTIHVGASLMYSLRRLYPKRFRAIRPGVLERRLALAGAAAGLSAAFNAPLAGIVFAIEELTRSFESRTSGVLITAIIYAGVVSLALQGNYVYFGTIDIGSQLPRLLAPAVILIGVVSGLSGGFFCWLLLNTRRWMPAALVDLRTRQPVLFGALCGFVIAVVGVLAHGHTFGSGYAEAQGMLDGKGNVSALYPALKMISMVGSYLPGAPGGLFAPSLAIGAGLGNTLHMLLSPMQLTMLIALGMVGYLAAVTQSPITAFVIVIEMINGHALVISLMATALIASRVSRMFAPPLYEALSTRYHTDRH, translated from the coding sequence ATGAACCCGCGGACATGGCTCGGCGGCCGCCTGCCGCTGCTCGGCGACAGGCGCGCCCGCGCTCACGTGCGTCGGCTCTGGCTGCATTACGGCGTCTTCTGGCTCGGTGCGATTGCAGTCGGCCTCGTTGCCGTCGCTTACGCGAAATTGATCGATTTCGGCTATCAGATGTTCCTGCATTACGCAGGACAGCGACCGTGGCTCCCGTTGCTGGTCACACCGGCAGTCGGCGCCGCGTCGGTGTGGATCACCCGCCGTCTGTTCGACGGCTCCGAAGGAAGCGGCATCCCACAAGTGATCGCCATACTGCATGGGCCGCCCGAACTGGCCGATCGATTGTTGACGCTGCGCGTGCTGGTGGGCAAGATTCTCGTTTCCTTTCTGGCGATTCTCGGCGGATTCACCATTGGCCGCGAAGGGCCGACGATCCACGTCGGCGCGTCGCTGATGTATTCGCTGCGCAGGCTCTATCCGAAACGCTTCCGTGCGATCCGGCCTGGCGTACTCGAGCGCCGGCTCGCGCTCGCCGGCGCGGCTGCCGGCCTCTCCGCGGCGTTCAACGCGCCGCTCGCCGGCATCGTCTTCGCTATCGAAGAGCTGACTCGCAGCTTCGAGTCGCGCACGAGCGGCGTGCTCATCACGGCCATCATCTATGCCGGCGTCGTTTCGCTAGCACTGCAGGGCAACTACGTCTATTTCGGAACCATCGACATCGGGTCGCAACTGCCGCGCCTGTTAGCGCCGGCCGTCATCCTGATCGGCGTCGTAAGCGGACTATCCGGCGGTTTCTTCTGCTGGCTGCTATTGAATACGCGCCGCTGGATGCCGGCTGCGCTCGTCGACCTGCGCACGCGCCAGCCGGTACTGTTCGGCGCGCTTTGCGGCTTCGTCATCGCGGTTGTAGGGGTTCTTGCCCACGGCCACACTTTCGGAAGCGGGTATGCGGAAGCTCAGGGCATGCTCGACGGAAAAGGAAACGTCAGCGCCCTCTACCCCGCGCTCAAAATGATCTCCATGGTCGGATCGTATCTGCCCGGTGCGCCAGGCGGCCTGTTCGCGCCGTCGCTCGCGATCGGCGCAGGTCTCGGCAATACGTTGCATATGCTGCTTTCGCCGATGCAGCTCACCATGCTGATCGCGCTTGGCATGGTCGGGTATCTGGCCGCCGTCACGCAAAGCCCGATTACGGCGTTCGTCATCGTCATCGAAATGATCAACGGGCACGCGCTGGTGATTTCGCTGATGGCCACGGCGTTAATTGCAAGCCGCGTCTCGCGCATGTTTGCGCCGCCGCTATACGAAGCCCTATCGACCCGGTATCACACGGATCGCCATTGA
- a CDS encoding MFS transporter, which produces MSASESRATVALASIFALRMLGLFMIMPVFSIYARTIPGGDNVFLVGVALGAYGVTQSLLYIFYGWVSDKVGRKPVIATGLLIFALGSFVAALAHDMTWIIVGRVIQGMGAVSSAVIAFIADLTSEEHRTKAMAMVGGSIGISFAVAIVGAPVVFQWVGMSGLFALVGVFSVLAVGVVLWVVPDAPKPVHVRAPFREVLHNVELLRLNFGVLVLHATQTALFLVVPRILEADGLPVRSHWMIYLPVMGLSFVMMVPAIIAAEKRGKMKAVLVGAIFLILTGQLLLGAAAHTIAIVAAILFVYFLGFNILEASQPSLVSKLAPGTRKGAAVGVYNTTQSIGLALGGVVGGWLLKIDGSSAVFFTCSGLVFCWMVIAARMKPPPQRQSRHVDAA; this is translated from the coding sequence ATGAGTGCGTCCGAATCGCGCGCGACCGTGGCGCTTGCGTCGATCTTCGCGTTGCGCATGCTCGGTCTCTTCATGATCATGCCGGTGTTCTCGATCTACGCGAGGACGATCCCGGGCGGCGACAACGTGTTCCTCGTCGGCGTCGCGCTTGGTGCGTACGGCGTCACGCAGTCGCTGCTGTATATCTTCTACGGCTGGGTGTCGGACAAGGTCGGCCGCAAACCCGTGATCGCAACGGGCCTGCTGATCTTCGCGCTCGGCAGCTTCGTGGCCGCGCTCGCGCACGACATGACGTGGATCATCGTCGGCCGCGTCATTCAGGGCATGGGCGCGGTGTCGTCGGCGGTGATCGCGTTCATCGCCGATCTGACCTCCGAAGAACATCGCACGAAAGCCATGGCGATGGTCGGCGGCAGCATCGGCATTTCGTTCGCGGTGGCGATCGTCGGCGCACCGGTCGTGTTCCAGTGGGTCGGCATGAGCGGGCTCTTCGCGCTGGTCGGCGTGTTCTCGGTGCTCGCGGTCGGCGTCGTGCTGTGGGTCGTGCCCGATGCGCCGAAGCCCGTGCACGTGCGCGCGCCGTTCAGGGAGGTACTGCACAACGTCGAACTGCTGCGGCTCAATTTCGGCGTGCTCGTGCTGCACGCCACGCAGACCGCGCTCTTTCTCGTCGTGCCGCGCATTCTCGAAGCGGACGGCCTGCCGGTGCGCTCGCACTGGATGATCTACCTGCCCGTCATGGGGCTGTCGTTCGTCATGATGGTGCCCGCGATCATCGCGGCCGAGAAACGCGGCAAGATGAAAGCGGTGCTCGTCGGTGCGATTTTCCTTATCCTGACCGGCCAGTTACTGCTGGGCGCCGCTGCGCATACCATAGCGATCGTGGCGGCGATCCTGTTCGTCTATTTTCTCGGCTTCAATATTCTCGAAGCGTCGCAGCCTTCGCTGGTCTCCAAGCTGGCGCCCGGCACGCGCAAGGGCGCGGCGGTCGGCGTCTATAACACGACACAGTCCATCGGGCTCGCGCTGGGCGGCGTGGTCGGCGGATGGCTTCTGAAAATCGACGGATCGAGTGCCGTGTTCTTTACGTGTTCGGGGCTTGTTTTCTGCTGGATGGTCATTGCTGCCCGAATGAAACCACCACCACAGAGGCAATCGCGCCATGTCGACGCAGCATAG
- a CDS encoding DUF1840 domain-containing protein — MLVTFKCRSTPDVVMLRNLAQYLLTLIGKQVGSRGVISHDELDTAISRLQCAIEKEALAEAALDALHHVPNDHGSHDDPEAVKHRAWPLLDMMREAHRHGDDILWGL; from the coding sequence ATGCTTGTCACTTTCAAATGCCGTTCGACGCCTGATGTAGTCATGTTGAGAAATCTGGCTCAATATCTGCTCACACTCATCGGCAAGCAGGTCGGCAGTCGCGGCGTCATCAGCCATGACGAACTCGACACGGCGATATCGCGACTGCAGTGCGCGATCGAAAAGGAGGCCTTGGCCGAGGCGGCGCTCGACGCCTTGCATCATGTGCCGAATGACCATGGCTCACACGACGACCCGGAAGCCGTCAAGCATCGCGCCTGGCCCCTTCTCGACATGATGCGCGAGGCGCATCGTCACGGCGACGATATTTTGTGGGGCTTGTAG
- a CDS encoding MarR family winged helix-turn-helix transcriptional regulator codes for MVRHTDSAFEPPSKEDLEAMSEFRYRLRRFLRFSENVTHIAGVTPLQYQLMLHVRGIPGRRWASVGELAERLQAAPNGTAALVSRCELAGLVVRKPGQADRRQVEVHLTRKGERLLNRLAALHKAEIKASGWLFR; via the coding sequence ATGGTAAGGCACACGGATTCGGCATTCGAACCTCCAAGCAAGGAGGATCTCGAGGCGATGTCGGAATTCCGTTATCGACTCCGGCGCTTCCTGCGGTTTTCGGAGAACGTCACGCATATCGCAGGCGTTACGCCGCTTCAATATCAATTGATGCTTCATGTCAGGGGTATCCCCGGGCGGCGCTGGGCCAGCGTCGGAGAGCTGGCCGAACGACTTCAGGCGGCGCCGAACGGTACGGCCGCGCTGGTATCGCGCTGCGAGCTGGCAGGGCTCGTCGTTAGAAAACCGGGCCAGGCAGACCGTCGCCAGGTCGAAGTGCATCTGACGCGCAAGGGCGAACGTCTCCTGAACCGGCTTGCCGCACTTCATAAAGCCGAGATCAAGGCGTCCGGCTGGCTTTTCCGCTAG
- a CDS encoding cupin domain-containing protein, which translates to MNDTDIPLANAKVLYKTLLSEQSYSVSQTTVRAGGETQWHHHTHVKDRFVVVQGTLTVETKTGGLIDSTQVRDHYTVEPGVIHHVKNETADDVVYIMIQSGGVRDIVLA; encoded by the coding sequence ATGAACGATACAGACATTCCACTGGCCAATGCCAAGGTTCTCTATAAAACGCTGCTAAGCGAGCAGAGCTATAGCGTCTCCCAAACCACGGTTCGCGCGGGAGGCGAAACGCAGTGGCACCACCATACGCATGTCAAAGATCGCTTTGTCGTCGTTCAAGGCACCTTGACGGTCGAAACGAAAACAGGCGGGCTCATCGACAGCACGCAAGTGCGTGACCACTACACCGTCGAACCCGGCGTGATACACCACGTCAAGAACGAAACGGCAGACGATGTGGTGTACATCATGATTCAATCCGGTGGAGTACGCGACATCGTGCTCGCGTGA
- a CDS encoding LysR substrate-binding domain-containing protein, translating to MRRLPPLNTLRAFDAAARHLSLSSAAQELHVTHSAVSHQVRQLEQWFGKAMFVRHAGGVRLTAEGQNLKLATDHIFALLEARCAEIAGQAPIAEIVLGAPGSFLSNWLIPRLDRFEAVHPDVRVRLQTSTTMDDLQRHVVDCLIVSDRSWPADVDAERLFEETIGPVCAPDWPHRIATPTELQGQPLLHTTSRPRAWEDWASRNELEPAMFANGRCFDHLSLLLEAAAAGLGVAIAPALLVERELSQGRLIAPLGFEPSGAVFAFCTMSGRSDNALESLREWLKGESRV from the coding sequence ATGCGCCGACTTCCCCCGCTTAATACGCTGCGCGCCTTCGATGCCGCTGCCCGCCACCTCAGCCTTTCCTCGGCCGCGCAGGAACTGCACGTAACCCACAGTGCGGTGAGCCATCAGGTTCGTCAGCTTGAACAGTGGTTCGGCAAAGCGATGTTCGTGCGCCATGCGGGCGGCGTGCGATTGACCGCGGAGGGGCAGAACCTGAAGCTCGCTACCGATCATATCTTCGCGCTGCTGGAAGCACGTTGCGCGGAGATTGCCGGGCAAGCCCCGATCGCCGAAATCGTGCTGGGTGCGCCCGGTAGTTTTCTGTCGAACTGGCTTATCCCGAGGCTCGATCGTTTCGAGGCGGTCCATCCCGACGTTCGAGTCCGCTTGCAGACGAGTACGACGATGGACGATCTGCAGCGGCATGTCGTCGATTGCCTCATTGTCAGCGACCGCAGCTGGCCGGCGGATGTCGACGCCGAGCGCCTTTTCGAAGAAACCATCGGCCCGGTCTGTGCACCGGACTGGCCTCATCGCATTGCCACGCCGACCGAACTGCAAGGTCAGCCGCTGCTGCACACCACGTCGCGTCCTCGCGCGTGGGAGGATTGGGCGTCCCGCAACGAGCTTGAACCGGCCATGTTCGCGAATGGCCGTTGCTTCGACCACCTGTCTTTGCTTCTTGAAGCGGCGGCTGCCGGTCTTGGTGTCGCGATTGCCCCGGCGTTGCTCGTCGAGCGCGAACTGTCGCAAGGCAGATTGATTGCGCCGCTTGGCTTCGAACCGAGCGGCGCCGTCTTCGCTTTCTGCACGATGAGCGGGCGGTCCGATAACGCGCTCGAGAGCCTTCGCGAGTGGCTGAAAGGCGAGAGCCGCGTGTAG
- a CDS encoding TetR/AcrR family transcriptional regulator, whose translation MAHSSRPAHTRPRKKPSQARAEETVESIIEAAAQVLETSGLGGFNTNAIARRAGVSIGSLYQYFPGKDALTVALIRRETKRFYDDAADALAQRSGKAALEYLIGASVRQQLRRPMLAKLLDVQESSPALRGEIEKGEFEALVVAIVKRAAPRLEHPEVAAADLLAMIQALTDSAGARGERDLASLEQRVRAAAFGYLSRVERAG comes from the coding sequence ATGGCGCACTCTTCACGACCTGCTCACACGCGACCGCGCAAGAAGCCGAGCCAGGCGCGCGCGGAGGAAACCGTGGAATCGATCATCGAAGCCGCTGCACAGGTTCTCGAAACGAGCGGGCTCGGTGGCTTCAACACGAACGCGATCGCCCGGCGCGCGGGCGTCAGCATAGGGTCGTTGTACCAGTACTTTCCCGGCAAGGACGCGCTGACGGTCGCACTGATCCGGCGCGAAACAAAGCGGTTCTACGACGATGCGGCAGACGCGCTCGCTCAACGCAGCGGCAAGGCCGCGCTCGAGTATCTGATCGGCGCGTCGGTGCGTCAGCAGCTACGGCGGCCGATGCTGGCGAAGCTGCTCGACGTGCAGGAGAGCAGCCCAGCATTGCGCGGCGAAATCGAAAAAGGGGAGTTCGAAGCGCTGGTTGTCGCCATCGTCAAACGTGCGGCCCCGCGACTCGAGCATCCTGAGGTGGCGGCAGCGGATCTGCTCGCGATGATCCAGGCTTTGACGGACTCGGCCGGCGCGCGCGGAGAGCGCGACCTCGCGAGCCTCGAACAGCGCGTGCGCGCGGCTGCTTTCGGCTATTTGTCGAGGGTCGAGAGGGCCGGCTGA
- a CDS encoding VOC family protein, whose translation MNDLTQNMKLNHLSFPSADAAATAQFFEQYLGFTVSGTWEGSYILKRPGFDVVIDASSHDIPAWPTAFHAGFELPDFDAVCELYERFKADGVEMETEVFNNGRGSRFFCRAPGGVMFELNTRADAAPEYRDSFRN comes from the coding sequence ATGAACGATCTGACCCAAAACATGAAGCTCAACCATCTGAGCTTCCCCTCGGCCGACGCGGCCGCTACCGCGCAGTTCTTCGAGCAATACCTGGGCTTCACCGTTTCGGGCACCTGGGAGGGGTCCTACATACTCAAGCGTCCCGGTTTCGATGTGGTGATCGACGCCAGCAGTCACGATATTCCGGCGTGGCCTACGGCGTTCCATGCGGGATTCGAACTGCCGGATTTCGACGCTGTTTGCGAGCTATACGAACGCTTCAAGGCGGACGGCGTCGAGATGGAGACCGAAGTGTTCAACAATGGCCGCGGTTCGCGCTTTTTCTGCCGGGCTCCCGGTGGCGTGATGTTCGAACTGAATACGCGTGCGGATGCCGCGCCTGAGTATCGCGACTCTTTCCGGAACTGA
- a CDS encoding LysR family transcriptional regulator — MITSIDAILRRLRGNHVALLIALDDHGSLRKAAQQVSLSQPAMTKSLREIEAMFGAELFSRSPRGIVANEMGRCVIRHARTLRSEISALRDELAAIMRGSGGTLAIGAVMGSLPGWLTPILKALREVQPDISVEVWEDNSARLLSMLDQRLLDLVIGRPSISVHPEAYDFMPLEVEEVCLVVDGGDPLADATHIELADLAGNPWIAPQAALPMRSLLEQLFDDAQLPFPRYAIETSSTFATLSLLRSGVGTIGLMPLKVAQYFAQHGLLKVLPLKIERRGPPYGIATRRGATLTQPVQRFVDLCRARLDEAR; from the coding sequence GTGATAACCAGTATCGATGCGATATTGAGGAGACTGCGCGGCAACCACGTCGCACTGCTGATTGCACTCGACGACCACGGTTCGCTGCGTAAAGCGGCGCAGCAGGTGTCGCTGTCCCAGCCCGCGATGACGAAGTCGCTGCGCGAGATCGAAGCGATGTTCGGCGCCGAGCTCTTTTCGCGCTCGCCGCGCGGCATCGTCGCGAACGAGATGGGACGCTGCGTGATCCGCCACGCGCGCACGTTGCGCTCCGAGATCAGCGCGCTGCGCGACGAGCTCGCGGCGATCATGCGCGGCAGCGGCGGCACGCTCGCAATCGGCGCGGTCATGGGATCGTTGCCGGGGTGGCTGACGCCGATCCTGAAAGCATTGCGCGAAGTACAGCCGGATATATCGGTCGAAGTGTGGGAAGACAACAGCGCGCGGCTGCTGTCGATGCTCGACCAACGGCTGCTCGATCTGGTGATCGGACGACCGAGCATCAGCGTGCATCCCGAGGCTTACGATTTCATGCCGCTCGAAGTGGAGGAGGTGTGCCTCGTGGTGGACGGCGGCGATCCGCTTGCAGACGCGACACACATCGAACTGGCCGACCTCGCCGGCAACCCATGGATCGCGCCACAGGCCGCGCTGCCGATGCGCTCGCTGCTCGAGCAGCTGTTCGACGACGCGCAATTGCCTTTTCCGCGCTATGCGATCGAAACCTCGTCGACCTTCGCCACGCTGTCTCTATTGCGCTCCGGCGTCGGCACGATCGGCCTGATGCCGCTCAAGGTCGCGCAATATTTCGCGCAACACGGGCTCCTCAAGGTGCTGCCGTTGAAGATCGAGCGGCGCGGGCCTCCGTACGGCATTGCGACGCGCCGCGGCGCGACGCTGACGCAGCCGGTGCAGCGCTTTGTCGACCTGTGCCGCGCGCGGCTCGATGAAGCTCGATAA
- a CDS encoding hydantoinase/oxoprolinase family protein produces the protein MKRIGIDVGGTFTDVVMLDDETGRIWSTKVPTTPKDRVVGTVEGFRRILELSGAASADVAFLGHGTTMATNMVVEGTGAKTALVTTRGFRDILELRRVSRHDRADLYDLLFDNPRPLVERRWRFEVCERMRHDGTAIAPLERAELEQIAERIRASDIEAVAVCLLHAHLNPLHEQQAVDALRELLPDHFICASHQVNPEAMEYERTSSTVINAMLGPVCGRYIGRLVSTLAQLGFAGKFLFMQSNGGLASPAMVADRPIVLLESGPAGGVSAALRNCEKSELRNAILGDMGGTTFDVSLIREFRPELRNRNLLHTYTVRSPSIDIDSVGAGGGSLVWIDAGGGVRIGPESAGADPGPACYGRGGTRPTVTDCNLVLGYIDPDSFLGGEFRLDAKAAWRVVDEVIAKPLGISVPEAAQVVRAVANALMAQAIRIMTVERGYDPREFSYICYGGAGPVHALDLAQQMGIRRVVIPPLPGLFSAFGMMVADQQYDYQRPLECDLARIDDATLGEALDGLLAQGIDELQRHGVDPGGVKVVRLADCRYAGQPDVMTVAVQDGTQGVCAALAASFEAAHQRQWNFVSKDKPVVVANVRLQLITSTGWRGGVARPDAAAQPKPVRRRDVYIEGGVHSLPVFARAEIPVGAHVEGPAVIEEHSSCAVLKASHVARVDPDLNLVIELAA, from the coding sequence TTGAAAAGAATCGGTATCGATGTCGGCGGCACATTTACCGATGTCGTGATGCTGGATGACGAAACGGGGCGCATCTGGTCGACGAAGGTTCCGACCACGCCGAAAGACCGGGTGGTTGGAACGGTCGAAGGTTTTCGCAGAATTCTCGAGTTGTCCGGTGCGGCCAGCGCCGACGTCGCGTTTCTCGGCCACGGCACGACCATGGCGACCAATATGGTCGTCGAAGGCACGGGCGCGAAAACGGCGCTCGTCACGACACGCGGGTTTCGCGACATCCTCGAACTGAGGCGCGTCTCGCGGCACGACCGCGCGGACCTGTACGACCTGCTGTTCGACAATCCGCGGCCGCTCGTCGAGCGCCGCTGGCGTTTCGAGGTCTGCGAGCGGATGCGTCACGACGGCACGGCGATCGCGCCGCTCGAGCGCGCGGAACTCGAGCAGATTGCCGAGCGCATTCGCGCATCGGATATCGAGGCAGTCGCGGTCTGTCTGCTGCATGCGCACTTGAATCCGTTGCACGAGCAGCAGGCGGTCGACGCGCTGCGCGAACTGCTGCCGGACCACTTTATTTGTGCATCGCATCAGGTGAACCCGGAAGCAATGGAGTACGAGCGCACCAGCTCGACCGTCATCAACGCGATGCTCGGGCCGGTCTGCGGCCGTTATATCGGGCGGCTCGTCAGTACGCTTGCGCAGCTCGGCTTTGCCGGCAAGTTTCTGTTCATGCAATCGAACGGCGGGCTCGCGAGCCCGGCGATGGTCGCCGACCGGCCAATCGTGCTGCTCGAGTCGGGGCCGGCCGGCGGCGTCAGCGCGGCGCTGCGCAATTGCGAAAAGAGCGAACTGCGCAATGCGATTCTCGGCGATATGGGCGGCACCACGTTCGATGTCTCGCTGATCCGCGAATTCCGGCCCGAACTGCGTAACAGGAACTTGCTGCATACCTACACGGTGCGCTCGCCGAGCATCGATATCGACTCGGTCGGCGCGGGCGGCGGCTCCCTTGTCTGGATCGATGCGGGCGGCGGGGTGCGGATCGGGCCCGAAAGCGCAGGCGCCGACCCCGGTCCCGCGTGTTACGGGCGCGGCGGCACGCGGCCGACGGTGACCGATTGCAATCTCGTGCTCGGTTATATCGATCCGGACAGTTTTCTCGGCGGCGAATTCCGGCTCGACGCCAAGGCCGCATGGCGCGTGGTCGACGAGGTGATCGCGAAGCCGCTTGGCATCAGCGTGCCGGAAGCGGCGCAAGTTGTCCGGGCGGTAGCCAATGCGCTGATGGCGCAGGCCATCCGCATCATGACCGTGGAGCGCGGTTACGATCCTCGCGAGTTCTCGTATATCTGCTATGGCGGCGCGGGGCCGGTTCACGCGCTCGATCTCGCGCAGCAGATGGGTATCCGGCGCGTCGTGATTCCGCCGCTGCCGGGCCTCTTCAGCGCATTCGGCATGATGGTCGCCGATCAGCAGTACGACTATCAGCGGCCGCTCGAATGCGACCTGGCGAGGATCGACGACGCGACGCTCGGCGAAGCGCTCGACGGTCTGCTTGCTCAAGGTATCGACGAATTGCAGCGGCACGGCGTCGATCCGGGCGGCGTGAAGGTCGTGCGGCTCGCCGATTGCCGCTACGCAGGCCAGCCCGATGTGATGACGGTTGCCGTGCAGGACGGCACGCAAGGGGTGTGCGCGGCGCTCGCGGCAAGCTTCGAGGCCGCGCATCAGCGGCAGTGGAATTTTGTCAGCAAGGACAAGCCGGTCGTCGTGGCGAATGTGCGGCTGCAACTGATCACGTCGACGGGCTGGCGCGGCGGCGTGGCACGACCCGACGCCGCCGCGCAGCCGAAGCCGGTGCGCAGGCGCGACGTGTACATCGAGGGCGGCGTCCATTCGCTGCCGGTGTTCGCGCGCGCGGAGATTCCGGTCGGCGCGCATGTCGAGGGGCCGGCCGTGATCGAAGAGCACAGTAGTTGCGCCGTGCTGAAAGCGTCGCATGTCGCGCGCGTCGACCCTGATCTGAATCTTGTCATTGAACTGGCCGCCTGA
- a CDS encoding hydantoinase B/oxoprolinase family protein has translation MDIVTYEIIRSSLFAIAREMKIAMMRTAGSPLMHASGDSSAAIFDADMQLVAQGNDIPTMLGSAVISTRVSVEAVGRDNLRPGDVIVSNDAYVGGGNHQPDVQFTRPVFADGKIVAFVMTRGHWTDIGGQSPGSYTITTWDVFAEGIRIPPVLLYRNDEPVRDMLELLTRNSRNAHELKLDIQAQYAGTFVGDRRIADLVAKYGADALRDVMSQSLDHSEKLIRAEIARIPDGVYEAEELLDPIEAPGWKQERPLIKVTVTVAGDCITFDYTGTGAQVRGGVNCPFSVTCNSTWFTVKALTDPGIPINQGCYRPVTIVAPEGSVLNCRYPASVVSGNTETSPRVIDLLLKALAPAVPERITGQSNCASCAGIFSGRDTDVARVEETGQEFVTMHDVHAGGMGARADKDGVNGVRVYVGNAGSQSVEMIERTSPLLVEEWSLVADSGGAGRRRGGLTSRRVYRVEYDEATFTISGERGRSAPQGHFDGLPGERFLCTVQRADGSEHAVPAKGGQTVVYRGDRVTVQPAGSGGYGDPSLRERERVAADLADGYISKDAASRLYGYVEDVAHATSEAAADVPTLAVAGA, from the coding sequence ATGGATATCGTTACCTACGAAATCATTCGCAGCAGTCTTTTTGCTATCGCCCGCGAAATGAAGATCGCGATGATGCGCACCGCGGGCAGCCCGTTGATGCATGCAAGCGGCGACTCGTCGGCCGCAATTTTCGATGCCGATATGCAGCTCGTCGCACAAGGCAACGACATCCCGACGATGCTCGGCTCCGCGGTGATCTCGACACGCGTGTCGGTCGAAGCCGTTGGCCGCGACAATCTGCGTCCGGGCGATGTCATCGTCAGCAACGATGCGTATGTCGGCGGCGGCAATCACCAGCCCGACGTGCAATTCACGCGGCCCGTGTTCGCCGACGGCAAGATCGTCGCGTTCGTGATGACGCGCGGCCATTGGACCGATATCGGCGGGCAGTCGCCGGGCAGCTATACGATCACGACCTGGGACGTGTTCGCCGAAGGCATTCGCATTCCGCCGGTATTGCTGTATCGGAACGACGAACCGGTGCGCGACATGCTCGAGCTGCTGACGCGCAACAGCCGCAACGCACACGAGCTGAAACTCGATATTCAGGCGCAATACGCAGGTACCTTCGTCGGCGACCGCCGTATTGCGGACCTCGTCGCGAAGTACGGCGCCGATGCGCTGCGCGACGTGATGAGCCAGAGCCTCGACCATTCGGAAAAACTGATTCGCGCGGAAATCGCGCGAATTCCCGATGGCGTCTATGAGGCGGAAGAACTGCTCGATCCGATCGAAGCGCCGGGCTGGAAGCAGGAGCGGCCCCTGATCAAGGTGACGGTGACGGTGGCGGGCGATTGCATCACGTTCGATTACACGGGCACCGGCGCGCAGGTGCGCGGCGGCGTCAACTGTCCGTTTTCGGTGACCTGCAACAGCACATGGTTCACCGTGAAGGCGTTGACCGACCCGGGCATCCCGATCAATCAGGGCTGCTATCGGCCGGTTACGATCGTCGCTCCCGAGGGCAGTGTGCTGAACTGCCGCTACCCGGCCTCGGTCGTGTCGGGCAACACCGAGACCTCGCCGCGTGTGATCGACCTGCTGTTGAAGGCGCTCGCGCCGGCGGTGCCCGAGCGGATCACCGGACAGAGCAACTGCGCGTCGTGTGCGGGCATCTTCAGCGGACGCGATACCGATGTGGCGCGCGTTGAAGAGACCGGCCAGGAGTTCGTGACGATGCATGACGTGCATGCGGGCGGGATGGGCGCGCGTGCGGACAAGGATGGCGTGAACGGCGTTCGCGTGTATGTCGGCAATGCGGGCAGCCAGTCGGTCGAGATGATCGAGCGGACCTCGCCGTTGCTCGTCGAGGAGTGGTCGCTCGTGGCCGATAGCGGCGGCGCCGGGCGCCGTCGCGGCGGGCTGACGTCGCGGCGCGTCTATCGCGTCGAATACGACGAAGCGACGTTTACGATCTCCGGCGAGCGCGGCCGGTCGGCGCCGCAAGGCCACTTCGACGGCCTGCCGGGCGAGCGCTTCCTGTGCACGGTGCAACGCGCGGACGGCAGCGAGCATGCGGTGCCGGCGAAAGGCGGGCAAACGGTCGTGTACCGCGGCGATCGCGTGACGGTGCAGCCGGCCGGCAGCGGCGGCTACGGCGATCCGTCGCTGCGCGAACGCGAACGCGTCGCGGCCGATCTTGCCGATGGTTACATCAGCAAGGACGCGGCGAGCCGCTTGTACGGGTATGTCGAAGACGTTGCACATGCAACTTCCGAGGCCGCCGCGGACGTCCCGACGCTTGCGGTGGCCGGCGCATGA